Genomic DNA from Panthera leo isolate Ple1 chromosome A1, P.leo_Ple1_pat1.1, whole genome shotgun sequence:
TTGCTTAGCATTGCCATGGTTATTGCAGTAACCAATTCCTGGGTACACACAGGTCTCATCCTGAACCTGACTTTCTGTGGGCCAAATAACATTGACCACTTCTTCTGTGAGATACCCCCACTGCTCTCTTTGTCCTGCAGTCCTGTGAGAATTAATGAGGTGATGGTATATGTTGCTGATATTTCCCTGGCCATAGGTGACTTCAGCCTCACCTGCCTGTCTTATGGTTTTATCATTGCTGCCATTCTCCGCATCCGCACAGCAGAAGGCAAGAGGAAGGCTTTTTCAACATGTTCATCCCACCTCATAGTTGTGTCCCTTTACTACTGCCCTGTAATCTACACATATATCCGCCCTGCTTCCAGCTACTCATTTGAAAGGGACAAGGTGATAGCTGCACTATATACTCTTGTGACCCCAACATTAAACCCAATTGTGTATAGTTTACGAAACAAGGAGATGCAGACAGGGATTCAGAAAGTCTTTGCATTTTTGAAACATTAGTGGTTTCACAAGAGAATGTCAACTCTCTATTCTAGAATCATCTCCTAGAACATCTTAGATTTTACTGATCATTTATAGGTACTTCCTTCCCAAATTTCCCTACTCCCTCTTTGGAGTGAGAATG
This window encodes:
- the LOC122199871 gene encoding olfactory receptor 13G1, whose product is MNNSIVTEFMILGLTQNPELQGVLFIVFLCIYLVAFFGNGLIIIVIIYNTTLHTPMYVFLLALAIVDIICTTSIIPKMLGTMLTSEKSISYGSCISQLFFFTWSLGAEMVLFTTMAYDRYVAICFPLRYSTIMNHYMCVALLSIAMVIAVTNSWVHTGLILNLTFCGPNNIDHFFCEIPPLLSLSCSPVRINEVMVYVADISLAIGDFSLTCLSYGFIIAAILRIRTAEGKRKAFSTCSSHLIVVSLYYCPVIYTYIRPASSYSFERDKVIAALYTLVTPTLNPIVYSLRNKEMQTGIQKVFAFLKH